The region GAAATCTTTGGGATAATAACTAAACTcgtattacatgtaactgttgtTATACTGTCGAAACTAGTAAGGGTGTAACAAAGTGAAACTGAGGATTGTTTTGAAGAAACCGGAGTTGCAGTTATAATCACTTCAAGTGTTGTAAATTCTTGTTGAGTTGCTTGGATTCCAGGCTGAGATGATATCCTTATGTGCGTCCCAAGCCATATGCCAACGAGTTTGCCAAGGTACTCGTCTGTTCTTTCACGATTTTATCTTTTCTGTGCTTGAAATCACTCTCGAAACCCGAGTAGCTGCTGGATGAATCGTCCACTGGGTGTGTTTGCAAGGATTTCCTCTGTAAATGAGGAAACCGGGATATGAAATTTACAGAAGGAATCATGTGGATTGGTTAGTTGGGTACTGGAGCCCTATGATTATGTAAATCAGTGCAATAAATTGTGAATAATAATGAGTGTTATTTGCATTGATTAGCGAGTACTGGTCTCCATATAATATGACTCTTGTACAAGTTACAAGAAAAATGGAATGACctaacctcccccccccccccccctatctgtccCTGTTCCTAATCTCGGCTGTTATTATATACATCAATGGTGATGTTTTTAAAGACGTGACAAAAGCACTTTCTATAATAATCTAGTtctctttacatacaaaaatgCGTTTAAAGGTATAAAATTGTCACCTACCAGTTGGTCACCCATGTTGGCGATTTGGCTTTGTACGTCAAATTTCCAATTCTGTAAAGAAATCATGAGAAACGTTACTTATTTCCAAACCAACAAAAATTGTGACGACCAAGCACATGCGTTTATAAAAGCTTCAGCTGTCGACAGATAACAATACCTAGACGCTGTTATATAGGATGCAAACGGTAAATTGTGACAAATTCTACTCAATCAAATATGTCTGCAACCTATAACTGAAATGAACGTCGTAAGAAGTGAGTATTTGAGGTAtatgtacatgacattgtaatgtcGAGAGGCCGAAATAATATACTAGGTTTATTCACCATAATGTTGCAAATGGAAAAAGTCGCACCCAGGTATTCGTAATACTGCGTGGTATACCAGTATCTAATGAGATTACGCAAGGAAGGGTAGAAGGCAAAGTATCTCTCAGAAAAAGGGAGGttgatttacaaatataaacattatttCTTCGTGGTGGTGGTGTGCATGAAAGAGCAGTGTACATTTTCACCATTGTGTGTCACATCTTTCGATTCTCACAGGAATTCACAAATAACATCGCACAATACAGGTAATTAACTCCGGGACCAATAATGTGAAAACCagtcaattaattaattggCACTACACTGGGAATCGAGTTGGTTGGTTTATTAAAGGGGGCTTATTACTCAGTTTGGAAAGTTAGCAAATAagctttaaaaaaagaagagaaaaaaacaaGACAACTGATGATGTACTTTGTTCGGTATATGTTTACATGGCAGGCCATTTCAAAACTATTTCAATAATGTTGACGGCGAGTAGGCCTATGCCCTACGACCTGAGCTAGTACATTATTACAGTGTAGTTAATTCAAATTATACGTGTACGTGACTGGGCGCAAAAACTGACAAATGTATCGGTGTCAGTTATTGTCTACAGATTGTTGTGCAGTTTGTCCGGGTGTCCGTCTCGTCGTTCTCAAGACGACGGACCGGTGTTGCGGTGTCAAGGCCAGTAGACACTTTGCGTTACATGCATCATCATGCGCATGCGATGTTCCACGGGGActgatcactatagttacaggcTATATGAAACATTAAACGCCAAACTGTCCCACGAGAACTAGGGGAAGGTGCAAACATTTAAAATGCCAATAACTAGACAGCGGTAAATGTAGATAAAAATAGCAACCATATTTCCTGTGAACTGAAATATTCATAAGGTTGAACAGAgtaatgaaaaattaatgtcGCACGAATCATAAAGAATTCTTTACATATGCAACGTCGTGTAGAGATACACTTGAAATGTGTGTTGGTCATTCAGAAGCCGGCGAATTTCGTATTTGAATCGCCGTATCTGAGCAACACATCGGGCAATCAAAACTTCCCATCAATAACATTATATTCCATTTTAAAAGGACAATTGTAAGGACTTACTATACTTAAATAGTGACTGGTTTTATACCGGAGTTCAGTTATAAAGCCCGAACTTCTGGGCTAAATTATAGCGTCCGATATAGATTTACATATGATTGCCTTTTCACTGAAATATATCCGATTACCTAAAAAACACACCAATACAGGTACTTCTTTACATTCGAGGGCTCATTGTACGTGTAAGTCGGCATGGCATTAATACAGTTGTCACCTGTCCCACTGTCTGTCACAATCACATGCATTACAATAGAAAATTCGATATCAGACTTGTCGATGTCATTGTATTATCACAAAGCCATGAAGCTTTGTCAATTTACAACGTGTAAACCGACACTATTTCCCATGGGGATATTGTTTGctattataattatatgaaatgtcaATTAACATAACGTGCGATATGGGATTCAATGTGATAATTAatgatgatgttttttttttttttttttaatgatgttTATCTATGGGATGGGGTAAGTTTATGTCGTGAAAGGAAAAAACGACTTTCTAGAGTTTGTTTGGAATATTAGCTGGACAAGTCTTGTAAAATACAGTTTAGGAACCACCGCAATGAGACGTTTTGTTATACGTGTATTGAGATATGGTGCCCGTAACTGACGCGTATGACGAAGTCTGCGACACTTGGTTATTGAAcaactacatacatactgtctcgtagacaaaataaatattcccCGGGCTACCATAAACACGAACATAAATTACAATGGTTACCTCGTCCGCCTGCCACAGGTACCTCCCAGGTGCATCGTATACTTTAAACTCACCTTATAGGGGTCAACTTCGCGTTGTTGCCTTTTTTCCATGTTCCATTCGTGAACCAATGTCCATGATTCGGGGTGTCTGGAGTCCCCACTCAGCGACAAAGGTGTCAGCCCAACCGTACTGCTACCGCACGAACCCGGGTCCCCTGGAGACGGCCCAACTCCAGCCATGGTACTCAGCTCGATTTCTCTGTTGTAAGTTTCCTAAAGAACACGTAGTAATATCTAGGCAATGTGTGTGTTTCACAGCAAAGCCGGTATTTGAAAGAATTGTTTCCTTAGCGCTTGAAAAAGTTGTCTGTCAGCGCGGCAAGCGGACAACTCGATTATATCTGTTGCACCGCACACAGTACAGGTGGTCAGCTGTACGAAGGTAGCGACGTGTCGCTATGGCGATACCCTTCGAGTGTATTGTTAGCCTGACGAGATCAGGTActtgtatatttgcataacaataaagTCGTTAGACTGATTACACTCAAATGACTTTGTGGGGTGCTTGGGGTGCGAGACGTGTTAACAACACTGCATTGACTCACACAAAATGGTTGAAGTGAACTTCCACTTTATATCTTTGATAAATTTTTCGAACTTTAGCACGTTTTGGCGGGACGACAATAAGATAATTTTGTAAACCGTTGGGTGGGAGGCTAGCGAAAGGTAATTAATACTGCACGGAATTTGTTATGAAAGTAATacattgcacacacacacatatgtatagtgtacgcatacacaaatacacatacattcatacatacatacatacatacatacatacatacatacatacatacatacatacatacacaaatacacatacatacatccatacatac is a window of Glandiceps talaboti chromosome 5, keGlaTala1.1, whole genome shotgun sequence DNA encoding:
- the LOC144435753 gene encoding uncharacterized protein LOC144435753, whose protein sequence is MAGVGPSPGDPGSCGSSTVGLTPLSLSGDSRHPESWTLVHEWNMEKRQQREVDPYKNWKFDVQSQIANMGDQLRKSLQTHPVDDSSSSYSGFESDFKHRKDKIVKEQTSTLANSLAYGLGRT